A DNA window from Carassius gibelio isolate Cgi1373 ecotype wild population from Czech Republic chromosome A6, carGib1.2-hapl.c, whole genome shotgun sequence contains the following coding sequences:
- the wdsub1 gene encoding WD repeat, SAM and U-box domain-containing protein 1, with product MVSLICTLQSHRDDVNCCAFSGSLLATCSADKSICVYSARDFSELPFSPLSGHGYGVHCCCFSACGQYLASCSTDATTVVWSMDSGEIEAVLEHPGRSPVRVCAFSPDSSHLVSGGSDGTIALWDFTSRTLRRTGAVSDTSVVACSFTPCGQLFITGSTYGDLRLWDLNMNHLHAEKNAHDLGVSCCQFAPQIMKGTDGCVQYRLASCGQDSLLKIWIVSLLSSAGIKMQLAHSLTGQSAPVLSCAYSADGQMLVSGSVDKTVTVYQANDGILLYTLNQHERYVTACAFSPTAPLIATGSMDKTVNIWRVEDGCGAQGKSLSDEAASVSSIGGRKSSGHSRLMVSEWSEEDVLAWLREEGLEAVIDVFSSNNIDGEELLSLTKETLSSELHIESLGLRSKVMKKIEELKMAPVSNGTPDEYLCPITREIMKDPVIAADGYSYEREAIESWINTKSRTSPMTNLPLQTTLLTPNRTLKMAILRWTTCQ from the exons ATGGTGTCTCTGATCTGCACCTTACAAAGTCATCGAGACGATGTGAACTGCTGCGCGTTCTCGGGCTCTCTGCTGGCCACCTGCTCCGCTGATAAGAGCATCTGTGTTTACTCCGCACGAGACTTCAGCGAGCTGCCCTTCTCCCCGCTGTCCGGACACGGCTATGGGGTCCACTGCTGCTGCTTCAGCGCCTGCGGGCAGTACCTGGCCTCCTGCTCCACCGATGCCACCACCGTGGTGTGGTCGATGGACTCCGGGGAGATCGAGGCCGTCCTGGAGCATCCGGGCCGGAGTCCGGTGAGGGTGTGCGCCTTCTCTCCAGACTCCTCTCACCTGGTGTCTGGAGGCTCCGACGGGACCATCGCACTGTGGGACTTTACCTCCAGGACACTGCGCAG GACGGGCGCAGTGTCTGACACCAGTGTAGTGGCCTGCTCTTTCACTCCCTGCGGTCAGCTGTTCATCACCGGCTCCACATATGGTGACCTGCGACTGTGGGACCTGAATATGAACCATCTCCACGCGGAGAAGAACGCCCATGACCTCGGGGTCTCCTGCTGTCAGTTTGCTCCCCAGATAATGAAGG gcACAGATGGCTGTGTTCAGTATCGGCTGGCCTCGTGTGGACAGGACAGTCTGTTGAAGATCTGGATTGTTTCTCTTTTGTCTTCTGCAG GCATTAAGATGCAGCTCGCTCACTCTCTGACGGGTCAGTCTGCTCCAGTTCTGTCCTGTGCGTACTCTGCTGATGGACAGATGTTGGTGTCAGG ATCGGTGGATAAGACCGTGACTGTGTATCAAGCC AACGACGGTATTCTGCTCTACACACTTAACCAGCATGAAAG GTATGTGACGGCCTGTGCCTTTTCCCCCACGGCTCCTCTCATCGCCACCGGCTCCATGGACAAAACTGTCAATATCTGGAGGGTAGAGGACGGCTGCGGGGCTCAGG GCAAATCTCTTTCTG ATGAAGCTGCTTCGGTGTCAAGCATTGGAG GCAGGAAGTCGAGTGGACACTCCAGACTGATGGTGAGCGAGTGGTCTGAGGAGGATGTGTTGGCATGGTTACGTGAGGAGGGGCTGGAGGCAGTGATTGACGTGTTTTCATCTAATAACATCGATGGAGAGGAGCTGCTCTCTCTCACTAAGGAAACCCTCAGCTCCGAGCTGCACATTG AGTCTCTGGGCCTGCGGAGTAAAGTCATGAAGAAGATCGAGGAGCTGAAAATGGCCCCGGTCTCTAACGGCACTCCGGACGAGTACCTCTGTCCAATCACACGTGAGATCATGAAGGACCCCGTGATCGCTGCCG ACGGCTACTCGTATGAAAGGGAGGCCATTGAGAGCTGGATCAACACCAAGAGCCGCACCAGCCCAATGACCAACCTACCCCTGCAGACCACACTTCTGACACCCAACCGCACGCTCAAAATGGCCATTCTACGATGGACCACGTGTCAGTGA